A window of Clostridium botulinum BKT015925 contains these coding sequences:
- a CDS encoding tRNA 2-thiocytidine(32) synthetase TtcA, with amino-acid sequence MQKLLSRLRRAVVDFDLIQAGDKIAVGLSGGKDSITLLYLLNAYKRFSPEPFNLIAITLDPGAGADFSEMIHICKELNVPYYLFKTRIKEIVFDIRKESNPCSLCANLRRGSLNDHAKKLGCNKIALGHHKNDAIETLLMSMFYEGRINTFLPDTYLSRADLHIIRPMVYIDEQNIKTFIKNSNIPIVENPCPANGFTKREYMKNLTYSLEKDIPGLKNNLLNSLSNIEQLNIWHKKNK; translated from the coding sequence ATGCAAAAATTATTAAGCAGACTACGTAGAGCTGTAGTTGATTTTGATTTAATTCAGGCCGGAGATAAAATAGCCGTAGGATTATCTGGTGGAAAAGATAGCATAACTTTATTATACTTACTTAATGCATACAAAAGATTCTCTCCTGAACCATTTAACCTAATCGCTATAACTTTAGACCCAGGTGCAGGTGCAGATTTTAGTGAAATGATTCATATATGTAAAGAACTAAATGTTCCTTATTATTTATTTAAAACGCGAATAAAAGAAATAGTATTTGATATAAGAAAAGAATCCAATCCTTGTTCTTTATGTGCAAACTTAAGAAGAGGATCTTTAAATGATCATGCTAAAAAATTAGGATGTAATAAAATAGCCCTAGGCCATCATAAAAATGATGCTATAGAAACGTTATTGATGTCTATGTTCTATGAGGGACGTATAAATACTTTCTTACCAGATACTTATCTAAGTCGAGCAGACCTCCATATTATAAGACCTATGGTTTATATCGATGAACAGAATATAAAAACTTTTATAAAGAATTCTAATATTCCAATAGTAGAAAATCCTTGTCCTGCTAATGGATTTACCAAAAGAGAATATATGAAAAATCTTACTTACTCTCTTGAAAAAGATATTCCTGGATTAAAAAACAACTTACTTAATTCACTTTCTAATATAGAACAATTAAATATATGGCATAAAAAAAATAAATAA
- the yyaC gene encoding spore protease YyaC — translation MNKVRVHYDDNLSYYDIAYFLKDYINEDTIIVCIGTDRCIGDCLGPLVGTLLDFKNFPLKIYGTISNPIHALNIDKKLKEIKKLHPKSNIIGIDACLGDEKNIGEIQARNSPIHPGKGVGKLLPQVGETSIIGIVDSSDKNELFTNRNIRLDLIVNMSKVIVHSLIHSYYLYKVENKNNSYT, via the coding sequence TTGAATAAAGTTAGGGTTCACTATGATGATAATTTATCTTACTACGACATAGCATATTTTCTAAAAGATTATATTAATGAAGATACAATTATTGTATGTATTGGTACAGATAGATGTATAGGTGATTGCTTAGGTCCCTTAGTTGGAACACTACTAGATTTTAAAAACTTTCCTTTAAAAATATATGGCACTATATCCAATCCAATACACGCTTTGAATATAGATAAAAAACTAAAAGAAATAAAAAAACTGCATCCTAAATCTAATATAATAGGTATAGATGCATGTCTAGGTGATGAAAAAAACATAGGAGAAATTCAAGCTAGAAATTCTCCTATACATCCTGGCAAAGGAGTTGGCAAATTGCTTCCACAAGTAGGTGAAACCTCTATAATAGGCATTGTAGATTCTAGTGATAAAAATGAACTATTTACAAATAGAAATATACGTCTAGATTTAATTGTTAATATGTCAAAGGTTATTGTGCATTCACTAATTCATTCATATTATCTATATAAAGTTGAAAATAAAAATAATTCCTATACTTAA
- a CDS encoding rod shape-determining protein — translation MFFRMSTDMGIDLGTATVLVYIKGKGIVLKEPSVVAIDRNLNKVLAVGEEARQMIGRTPGNIVAIRPLKDGVISDYDITEKMLKHFIRKSCGKKKVGAPRVVICVPCEATEVEKRAVKDAAINAGAKKVFLIEEPLAAAIGSGLDITKASGNMVIDIGGGTTDIAVISLGGMVVRNSIKIAGDNFDEAIIKYIRKEHKLMIGERTAEELKINIGTAFVREGNTSMEIKGRDLITGLPKNLTITSEEMREALSESVNAIAECTHSVLEKTPPELAADIADKGIVMTGGGALLHGLDKLIEQVTKVPVYVAKESVSSVALGTGDVLKFLDKIDASYKGRDINLID, via the coding sequence ATGTTTTTCAGAATGAGTACAGATATGGGAATAGATTTAGGGACAGCTACAGTTCTAGTATACATTAAAGGAAAAGGAATAGTATTAAAAGAACCATCGGTTGTTGCCATTGATAGAAACCTTAATAAAGTTTTAGCTGTGGGAGAAGAAGCTAGACAAATGATAGGTAGAACACCAGGAAACATAGTAGCCATTCGTCCTTTGAAGGATGGGGTTATATCTGATTATGATATAACTGAAAAAATGTTAAAACATTTTATTAGAAAATCATGTGGAAAGAAAAAAGTGGGAGCTCCGAGAGTTGTGATTTGTGTTCCATGTGAAGCAACTGAAGTAGAAAAAAGAGCTGTTAAAGATGCAGCAATTAATGCTGGGGCAAAAAAAGTATTTTTAATAGAAGAACCCTTAGCAGCTGCTATTGGGTCAGGATTGGACATAACCAAAGCAAGTGGTAATATGGTTATTGATATCGGTGGTGGAACTACAGATATAGCGGTAATATCTTTAGGCGGTATGGTAGTTAGAAACTCAATAAAAATCGCAGGGGATAATTTTGATGAGGCTATAATAAAATACATAAGAAAAGAACATAAGTTAATGATTGGAGAAAGAACGGCAGAAGAATTGAAAATAAACATAGGAACTGCTTTTGTTAGAGAAGGAAATACATCTATGGAGATAAAAGGAAGAGATTTAATAACGGGACTTCCTAAAAACTTAACTATAACTTCAGAAGAAATGAGAGAAGCACTAAGTGAGTCAGTTAATGCAATTGCAGAATGTACTCATTCTGTACTTGAAAAAACTCCACCAGAACTTGCAGCAGATATAGCTGATAAAGGAATTGTTATGACTGGAGGAGGAGCATTATTACATGGATTAGATAAATTAATAGAACAAGTAACTAAAGTTCCTGTATATGTAGCTAAAGAATCTGTTTCATCAGTAGCACTAGGTACTGGAGATGTGTTAAAATTTTTAGATAAAATTGATGCATCTTATAAGGGTAGAGATATAAACTTAATAGATTAG
- the spoIIID gene encoding sporulation transcriptional regulator SpoIIID, translating into MKDYIEERVLEVAKYIIESKATIRKTAKVFGVSKSTIHKDMTERLPKINPQVAKEAKDVLDLNKSERHIRGGKATRMKYKTLEG; encoded by the coding sequence TTGAAAGATTACATTGAAGAAAGAGTACTCGAGGTTGCAAAGTATATAATAGAATCTAAAGCTACAATCAGAAAAACTGCTAAAGTTTTTGGCGTTAGTAAAAGTACGATACACAAAGATATGACTGAAAGATTACCGAAAATAAATCCTCAAGTAGCTAAAGAAGCTAAAGATGTATTAGACTTAAATAAATCAGAGAGACACATTAGAGGTGGAAAAGCTACTAGAATGAAATATAAAACATTAGAAGGTTAA
- a CDS encoding M23 family metallopeptidase: MENKDNKKSFTKFLKKQGFYIALFVCLSVIAVVAAVTTNNTKNDKKVAMNEAVTSKEARENQKINAKQTEEGSLSQRNKKINNAVEVKNNSKQKKNINKSEVSVSKVSDAKFIKPVEGKVVMKYSETPIWWEISKSYRPNFGINIKSKVGTNVNAVANGEVKKIDAKGSFGTTIVIYHPESGKTSVYGNLDKRVKVKKGDKVTQGQQIGTIGKTSLRGMSQEVGNDFLHFEILKKSDGDPQFSSENPEKYIKY, from the coding sequence ATGGAAAACAAGGATAATAAAAAAAGTTTTACTAAATTTTTAAAGAAACAAGGCTTTTATATAGCTTTATTTGTTTGCTTAAGTGTTATAGCTGTAGTAGCAGCAGTAACAACAAATAACACTAAGAATGACAAAAAGGTTGCAATGAATGAAGCTGTAACAAGTAAAGAAGCGAGAGAAAATCAAAAGATTAATGCTAAACAAACAGAAGAAGGTTCTTTATCACAAAGAAATAAGAAAATAAACAATGCTGTTGAGGTAAAAAATAATTCAAAGCAAAAGAAAAATATTAATAAAAGTGAAGTATCAGTTTCAAAGGTTTCGGATGCTAAATTTATAAAGCCTGTTGAAGGAAAAGTTGTTATGAAGTATTCAGAAACACCAATATGGTGGGAAATTTCAAAATCGTATAGACCAAATTTTGGAATAAATATTAAATCTAAGGTAGGTACAAATGTAAATGCTGTTGCAAATGGAGAGGTAAAAAAAATAGATGCTAAAGGTTCATTTGGAACAACAATAGTTATTTATCACCCTGAAAGTGGAAAAACAAGTGTTTATGGAAACTTAGATAAAAGGGTAAAAGTTAAAAAGGGAGATAAAGTAACTCAAGGTCAACAAATAGGAACTATAGGGAAAACTTCTTTAAGAGGAATGTCACAAGAAGTTGGAAATGATTTTTTGCATTTTGAAATTCTTAAAAAATCAGATGGAGATCCTCAATTTTCAAGTGAAAATCCAGAAAAGTATATAAAATACTAG
- the spoIID gene encoding stage II sporulation protein D, whose amino-acid sequence MKKFIISIILIIVFITSLSIITLGDRDKSNNFNLKKDSISNHENEIKDEYDEEDLAMDVYITKKKSIDKIELEDYVKGVVSAEMPVEFPLEALKAQAVAARTYALAHKEIFGAGKSPRAHGGNVNDTTDFQVYMDKEERMRLWPKSKREKFWNKITQAVDETKGEVLSYDGELVMSPYYFSTSGGKTEDAINVFNKEIPYLKSVKSPGEEGASKYISRIKVSYDQLAYILNQWNPQCNIKSKSVKKQICILERSKSGTVLKMKVGDKFINGIKFRTILKLNSANFHIDFYKKQVEITCRGYGHGVGMSQWGSKAMAEDGCDYKKILKHYYNGTDIIKLKTRE is encoded by the coding sequence ATGAAAAAATTTATAATAAGTATAATATTGATTATAGTATTCATTACAAGTCTTTCAATTATAACCCTAGGTGACAGGGATAAAAGTAATAATTTTAATTTAAAAAAAGATTCTATATCTAATCATGAAAATGAGATAAAAGATGAATATGATGAGGAAGATTTAGCAATGGATGTATACATAACTAAGAAAAAATCAATAGATAAAATAGAACTTGAAGACTATGTTAAAGGAGTGGTTTCAGCTGAGATGCCTGTGGAATTTCCACTAGAAGCTTTAAAGGCTCAAGCCGTAGCTGCAAGAACATATGCCCTTGCGCATAAAGAAATTTTTGGAGCTGGAAAATCACCTAGAGCACATGGCGGAAATGTGAATGATACTACGGATTTTCAAGTATATATGGATAAAGAAGAGAGAATGAGGTTATGGCCTAAAAGTAAAAGAGAAAAGTTTTGGAATAAGATTACACAGGCTGTAGATGAAACTAAGGGTGAAGTTCTTTCATACGATGGAGAACTAGTTATGAGTCCGTACTATTTTTCAACAAGTGGAGGAAAAACAGAAGATGCTATAAATGTATTTAATAAAGAAATTCCTTATTTAAAAAGTGTGAAAAGTCCTGGAGAAGAGGGCGCATCTAAATATATTTCAAGGATAAAAGTTTCTTATGATCAACTTGCTTATATATTAAATCAATGGAATCCACAGTGTAATATAAAATCAAAATCGGTAAAAAAACAGATTTGTATACTTGAAAGAAGTAAATCTGGTACTGTATTAAAAATGAAGGTTGGAGATAAATTCATAAACGGAATTAAGTTTAGAACTATATTAAAACTAAATTCAGCTAATTTTCATATAGATTTTTATAAAAAACAAGTTGAGATTACGTGTAGAGGGTATGGACATGGTGTTGGAATGAGTCAGTGGGGCAGTAAAGCGATGGCAGAGGATGGATGTGATTATAAAAAAATTTTAAAACATTATTATAATGGAACAGATATTATAAAGCTTAAAACTCGTGAATAG
- the murA gene encoding UDP-N-acetylglucosamine 1-carboxyvinyltransferase — translation MEKILIKGGKKLRGEVSISSAKNAILPIIAASILCGDKCVIKNAPMLKDVFVISDVLRDINADIQINSKENIIKIDTSRLIDKEPDSELVRKMRASFLIMGPMIARFGKFRLSLPGGCNIGTRPIDLHLKGFAALGATVNFGHGYVEAHADKLVGNKIYLDFPSVGATENIMMAAVLAKGETIIGNPAGEPEIQDLANFLNSMGAKIVGAGTDMIRIHGVKELNGSIYTPIPDRIEAGTFMAAAAITRSNVKINHINTKHLGPIISKLNEIGVIIEKHEDSIEVNGDRNLKPIDIKTMPYPGFPTDMQAQMMSLLCTINGTSVITETIFENRFMHVGELKRMGGNIKIDGRCAVIEGVKKLTGCEVRASDLRAGAALILGGLAAEGYTKIGDVYHIDRGYVDIEQKFLNLGADIKRIDE, via the coding sequence ATGGAAAAGATATTAATAAAAGGTGGTAAAAAGCTCAGAGGTGAAGTGAGTATAAGTTCAGCAAAAAACGCTATTCTTCCTATAATAGCAGCTAGTATATTATGTGGAGATAAGTGTGTAATAAAAAATGCACCTATGTTAAAAGATGTTTTTGTTATTAGTGATGTGTTAAGGGATATAAATGCTGATATACAAATAAATTCGAAAGAGAACATAATTAAAATAGATACTTCAAGATTAATAGATAAAGAACCAGATAGTGAACTTGTAAGAAAGATGAGGGCATCATTTCTTATAATGGGACCTATGATTGCAAGGTTTGGGAAATTTAGATTATCTCTTCCAGGTGGATGCAACATAGGTACTAGACCTATAGATCTTCATTTAAAAGGATTCGCAGCTTTGGGTGCAACAGTGAATTTTGGACATGGATATGTAGAAGCTCATGCAGATAAATTAGTTGGAAACAAAATATATTTAGATTTTCCATCGGTAGGTGCTACGGAGAATATAATGATGGCAGCAGTACTTGCCAAAGGGGAAACTATAATAGGAAATCCAGCAGGAGAACCTGAAATACAAGATTTAGCTAATTTTTTGAACTCTATGGGTGCTAAAATTGTTGGAGCTGGAACAGATATGATAAGAATACATGGAGTTAAGGAACTGAACGGAAGTATATATACTCCAATACCAGACAGAATAGAAGCAGGTACATTTATGGCTGCTGCGGCTATTACAAGAAGTAATGTAAAAATAAATCATATAAATACAAAACATTTGGGTCCTATAATTTCAAAGTTAAATGAAATAGGGGTAATTATAGAAAAACACGAAGATAGTATAGAGGTGAATGGTGATAGAAATTTAAAACCCATAGATATAAAAACAATGCCTTATCCAGGATTTCCGACAGATATGCAAGCTCAGATGATGAGTTTGTTGTGTACTATAAATGGTACAAGTGTTATAACTGAAACTATTTTTGAAAATAGATTTATGCATGTAGGGGAACTTAAAAGAATGGGTGGAAACATAAAAATAGATGGAAGATGTGCAGTTATAGAGGGGGTGAAGAAGCTTACAGGATGTGAGGTGCGAGCTAGTGATTTAAGAGCTGGTGCAGCTTTAATACTTGGAGGACTTGCAGCGGAGGGCTATACAAAAATAGGAGATGTATATCATATAGATAGAGGATATGTTGATATAGAACAGAAGTTTTTAAATCTAGGAGCAGATATAAAAAGAATAGATGAATAG
- a CDS encoding YwmB family TATA-box binding protein yields MKNIKKGVVFFITVVSIFLNYKITYAYKNIDYFEKFINTTGSKVIEYGVNTKFETTINGQELFSCFKDRIPIIGYLKLNTYENKGNYHMEFKNSNIKGYILIQSLKEKSYVTINIIKTDNTNKLSKLQSQVRELKEGLSKKEGIYYQYLKAKLPDNDLSKVNNNLISLLKNTGAINVDSVEINDGFSTCAYTTQYEPKRNNGKLMDLNYALSNYSSGAYITIATPEIITTY; encoded by the coding sequence ATGAAAAATATAAAAAAGGGCGTAGTGTTTTTTATCACTGTGGTTTCTATATTTTTAAATTATAAAATAACATATGCATATAAAAATATAGATTACTTCGAGAAATTTATAAATACGACAGGAAGTAAAGTGATAGAATACGGAGTTAATACTAAGTTTGAAACTACAATAAATGGACAAGAATTATTTAGTTGTTTTAAAGATAGGATTCCCATTATAGGATATTTAAAATTGAATACTTATGAAAATAAAGGAAATTACCATATGGAGTTTAAAAATTCTAATATAAAAGGTTATATACTAATACAAAGCTTAAAAGAAAAATCCTATGTAACCATAAATATCATAAAAACAGATAATACCAATAAATTAAGCAAATTACAGAGTCAAGTTAGAGAGTTAAAAGAAGGTTTATCTAAAAAAGAAGGTATATATTATCAATATTTAAAAGCCAAGTTACCTGATAATGATTTATCAAAAGTAAATAATAACTTGATATCTTTATTAAAAAATACAGGTGCGATAAATGTTGATTCGGTGGAAATTAATGATGGATTTAGCACTTGTGCATATACGACTCAGTATGAACCAAAGAGGAATAATGGTAAATTAATGGATTTAAATTATGCATTAAGTAATTACTCCTCGGGAGCATATATAACTATAGCAACTCCTGAAATAATTACAACTTACTAG
- a CDS encoding F0F1 ATP synthase subunit epsilon, giving the protein MAKTFKLRVVTPEKIFFDGEAEKINLETTEGRREVLPMHSSFIAILNPTTSKIITSENEEKRFFSSSGILKVNNEEVIMLCDAAEWPKDIDKKRAEESKKRAEERLSQKDGIDTKRAELSLKRAIRRIETI; this is encoded by the coding sequence ATGGCAAAAACATTTAAATTAAGAGTAGTTACTCCTGAAAAGATATTTTTTGATGGAGAAGCTGAAAAAATTAATTTGGAAACAACAGAGGGAAGAAGAGAAGTTCTTCCTATGCACTCATCATTTATAGCTATCTTGAATCCAACTACCTCGAAAATTATTACAAGTGAAAATGAAGAAAAAAGATTTTTTTCATCTTCTGGAATACTAAAAGTTAATAATGAAGAGGTAATAATGCTTTGTGATGCAGCAGAATGGCCAAAAGATATAGATAAAAAAAGAGCTGAAGAATCTAAAAAAAGAGCTGAAGAAAGATTAAGTCAAAAAGATGGCATAGATACAAAGAGAGCTGAGCTATCTTTAAAAAGGGCTATTAGAAGAATAGAAACAATCTAA
- the atpD gene encoding F0F1 ATP synthase subunit beta: MSDNIGKVVQVIGPVIDIKFDSDCLPNIYNAIEIDMGDRVLITEVEQHIGDDVVRTIAMESTEGLKRGMKAVNTEKPISVPVGTEILGRLFNVLGKTIDEDGNFKAEQYYPIHRPAPTFEEQSVEPEMFETGIKVIDLIAPYQKGGKIGLFGGAGVGKTVLIQELINNIAKEHGGLSVFTGVGERTREGNDLYYEMKESGVINKTALVFGQMNEPPGARMRVALTGLTMAEYFRDQGQDVLLFIDNIFRFTQAGSEVSALLGRIPSAVGYQPTLATEMGALQERITSTKQGSITSVQAVYVPADDLTDPAPATTFAHLDATTVLSRSIAELGIYPAVDPLESTSRILDPRVIGQEHYDIAIKVKHILERYKELQDIIAILGVDELSEEDKLVVSRSRKVQRFLSQPFTVAEQFTGMKGKFVPVKETVRGFKEIIEGKHDDIPESAFLFVGTVEEAIEKAKAMS; the protein is encoded by the coding sequence ATGTCAGATAATATAGGTAAAGTTGTACAGGTAATAGGACCCGTTATAGATATAAAATTTGATTCTGACTGCCTTCCTAATATTTATAATGCTATAGAAATTGATATGGGTGACAGGGTACTTATAACTGAAGTAGAACAACACATAGGAGACGATGTAGTAAGAACTATAGCTATGGAATCTACAGAAGGTTTAAAGAGAGGCATGAAGGCTGTTAATACTGAAAAGCCAATATCAGTACCTGTAGGAACTGAAATATTAGGAAGATTATTTAACGTATTAGGTAAGACAATAGATGAAGATGGTAATTTTAAAGCTGAACAATATTACCCTATTCATAGACCAGCACCAACTTTTGAAGAACAATCAGTTGAACCTGAAATGTTTGAAACAGGTATAAAAGTTATAGACCTTATAGCACCTTATCAAAAAGGTGGTAAAATAGGTTTGTTTGGTGGAGCCGGAGTAGGTAAAACAGTATTAATACAAGAATTAATAAATAATATAGCTAAGGAACACGGCGGATTATCTGTTTTTACTGGAGTTGGAGAAAGAACAAGAGAAGGTAATGATCTTTATTATGAAATGAAAGAATCAGGCGTTATAAATAAAACAGCCTTAGTATTTGGTCAAATGAATGAACCGCCAGGAGCTAGAATGAGAGTAGCACTTACAGGTCTTACTATGGCAGAATACTTTAGAGATCAAGGACAGGATGTACTTTTATTTATAGATAATATATTTAGATTTACTCAAGCTGGTTCAGAAGTTTCAGCGTTACTTGGTAGAATACCAAGTGCCGTTGGATATCAACCAACACTTGCAACTGAAATGGGAGCTCTTCAAGAAAGAATAACTTCTACAAAGCAAGGATCTATAACATCTGTTCAAGCAGTTTATGTACCAGCGGATGACTTAACAGACCCAGCACCGGCGACTACATTTGCACATCTTGATGCTACGACAGTTTTATCAAGAAGCATAGCTGAACTTGGTATATATCCAGCAGTAGATCCACTTGAATCTACTTCAAGAATATTAGATCCTAGAGTTATTGGTCAAGAACATTATGATATAGCTATAAAAGTTAAACATATCTTAGAGAGATATAAAGAATTACAAGATATTATAGCTATTCTTGGTGTTGATGAGCTTTCAGAGGAAGATAAATTAGTAGTATCAAGATCTAGAAAAGTACAAAGATTTTTATCTCAACCATTTACTGTAGCAGAACAATTTACAGGTATGAAGGGAAAATTTGTTCCCGTAAAAGAAACTGTTAGAGGTTTTAAAGAAATAATAGAAGGAAAACATGATGATATCCCAGAATCTGCTTTCCTATTTGTTGGAACTGTTGAAGAAGCTATAGAAAAAGCAAAAGCTATGTCATAA
- the atpG gene encoding ATP synthase F1 subunit gamma, which translates to MAGAGLIAIKRRIKSINNTKKITKAIGLVATSKLRKARQKLELNNTYYSSVSDIMNGILSDSNLEKGIYFKNNGNNKKLYIVITSDSGLCGGFNGNVISKTLQEISGNRENSLLITVGKKGRTYLKKYKIESIAEYVDVPEIPTLKEVKAILDKALMLYLNGEVGEINVVYTHFVSSVKQESKVKKLLPITSESNEKDINTFMEFEPDKSVVLEGISELYLKQTLLNLLLNSKTCEESSRMTAMDGATQNANDLLDKLNLKYNRIRQSSITQEISEIVGGAQAQK; encoded by the coding sequence ATGGCAGGCGCAGGGTTAATTGCTATAAAAAGAAGAATTAAATCCATAAATAACACTAAAAAGATAACAAAAGCTATAGGACTTGTTGCCACCTCTAAACTAAGAAAAGCTAGACAAAAATTAGAATTAAATAATACTTATTATAGTTCCGTTAGTGACATTATGAATGGAATATTATCAGATTCTAATTTAGAAAAAGGAATATATTTCAAAAATAACGGAAATAATAAGAAATTATATATAGTAATTACTTCGGACTCAGGTCTTTGTGGAGGATTTAATGGTAATGTAATTTCGAAGACTCTACAAGAAATATCAGGTAATAGAGAAAATAGTCTTCTTATTACTGTCGGAAAAAAAGGAAGAACTTATCTTAAAAAATATAAAATAGAATCTATTGCTGAATATGTAGATGTACCTGAAATTCCTACTTTAAAAGAAGTTAAAGCCATTTTAGATAAAGCTCTTATGCTTTATCTAAATGGTGAAGTAGGAGAAATAAATGTAGTATATACTCATTTTGTTTCTTCTGTTAAACAGGAATCTAAGGTAAAAAAACTATTACCAATAACTTCAGAAAGTAATGAAAAGGATATAAATACTTTTATGGAATTTGAGCCAGATAAAAGTGTGGTTTTAGAAGGTATTTCAGAGTTATATTTAAAGCAAACTTTACTAAATTTATTATTGAATTCTAAGACTTGCGAAGAATCGTCAAGAATGACGGCTATGGATGGAGCTACTCAGAATGCAAATGATTTATTAGATAAGCTTAACTTAAAATATAATAGAATAAGACAAAGTAGTATAACTCAAGAAATATCAGAAATAGTAGGTGGAGCACAAGCTCAAAAGTAA
- the atpA gene encoding F0F1 ATP synthase subunit alpha, with protein MNVKPEEITSIIRKQIESYEHKIQTVDSGTIIQIGDGIARVYGIEDCMEGELLEFPNDVYGMALNLEQDNVGCVLLGPEKGIKEGDVVKRTGRVVEVPVGEALIGRVVNALGQPLDGKGPIKCTQTRAIELEAPGVIDRQSVKEPLQTGIKAIDSMVPIGKGQRELIIGDRQIGKTAIAIDTIINQKCKNVKCIYVAIGQKQSTVAHIVNTLTEMGAMDYTIVVSSTASDSAPLQFLSPYSGCSMGEYFMHKGEDVLIIYDDLSKHAVAYRTMSLLLRRPPGREAYPGDVFYIHSRLLERAARLSDKLGGGSITALPIIETLAGDVTAYIPTNVISITDGQIFLESELFYAGQKPAVNAGISVSRVGGNAQIKAMKQVSGTLRLELAQYRELAAFAQFGSDLDNASKERLEKGKRLVEILNQDQYNPMPVEKQIIILYASVNNYLSDIKVSDIRTFEKEFLEYVDTHFRDLGPKILDKKELTEDIKTELNIAIQEFKKIFLA; from the coding sequence ATGAACGTTAAACCTGAAGAAATTACTTCAATAATAAGAAAGCAAATAGAAAGTTATGAACACAAGATTCAAACTGTAGATTCAGGTACCATAATACAAATTGGTGATGGTATTGCAAGAGTTTACGGAATTGAAGATTGTATGGAAGGAGAACTTCTGGAATTTCCTAATGATGTATATGGTATGGCATTAAATCTAGAACAAGATAACGTTGGTTGTGTTCTTCTAGGACCAGAAAAAGGAATTAAAGAAGGAGATGTTGTAAAAAGAACAGGTAGAGTTGTTGAGGTTCCAGTAGGAGAAGCTTTAATAGGTAGAGTTGTAAATGCATTAGGACAGCCACTTGATGGAAAAGGACCTATTAAATGTACACAAACTAGAGCAATTGAACTTGAAGCTCCAGGAGTTATTGATAGACAATCAGTTAAAGAACCTCTTCAAACAGGTATAAAGGCTATAGATTCAATGGTTCCAATTGGTAAAGGACAAAGAGAACTTATAATTGGAGATAGACAAATAGGAAAGACAGCCATTGCAATCGATACTATAATAAACCAAAAGTGCAAAAATGTTAAATGTATATATGTAGCTATAGGACAAAAGCAATCTACTGTAGCCCATATAGTAAATACATTAACAGAAATGGGAGCTATGGATTACACAATAGTAGTTTCATCTACAGCTTCTGATTCAGCACCACTTCAATTTTTATCACCTTATTCAGGATGTAGTATGGGAGAATACTTCATGCATAAAGGGGAAGATGTGCTTATAATTTATGATGATTTGTCTAAGCATGCAGTTGCTTATAGAACAATGTCATTATTACTTCGTAGACCACCAGGAAGAGAAGCGTATCCTGGAGATGTATTCTATATCCATTCTAGATTACTAGAAAGAGCAGCTAGACTTTCAGATAAGTTAGGCGGAGGTTCAATTACTGCATTACCAATAATAGAAACACTTGCAGGAGACGTTACGGCATATATACCAACAAACGTAATATCAATTACGGATGGTCAAATATTCTTAGAATCAGAATTATTCTATGCAGGTCAAAAACCAGCAGTAAATGCAGGTATATCAGTATCACGTGTTGGTGGTAATGCTCAAATTAAAGCTATGAAACAAGTTTCAGGAACTTTAAGATTAGAGCTTGCCCAATATAGAGAACTTGCTGCCTTTGCTCAATTTGGATCAGACCTTGATAATGCTTCTAAAGAAAGACTTGAAAAAGGTAAAAGATTAGTAGAAATATTAAATCAAGATCAATATAATCCTATGCCAGTGGAAAAACAAATAATAATTCTATATGCATCTGTTAATAATTATTTATCTGATATTAAGGTAAGTGATATTAGAACATTTGAAAAAGAATTTTTAGAATATGTAGATACTCATTTTAGAGATTTAGGACCAAAGATATTAGATAAAAAGGAATTAACAGAAGATATTAAGACAGAGCTTAATATAGCTATTCAAGAATTTAAAAAAATATTTTTAGCATAG